The Setaria viridis chromosome 6, Setaria_viridis_v4.0, whole genome shotgun sequence genome includes the window GAGTAGTAAACTCTCAACTTTTATATACACATTTCAGTCTATAGTATTATGACCAAACTGTATATCAAATGATAGGAAAATTCTACCTAGTCGATGCTGGATATGGAGCCAAATCAGGATTTTTGCCCCCCTTTCGTGGAGTTCGGTACCACTTAAACGAATGGGGAAGTAATCCAGTGCAAAATGAGAAGGAATTGTTCAACCTTAGGCACTCATCACTACGTGTCACAGTAGAGAGAGCATTTGGGGCACTAAAGAGGAGATTCAAAATTCTTGATGATGCTACACCATTCTTTCCTTTTCCAACACAAGTAGATATTGTTTGTGCTTGTTGCATTATTCACAATTGGGTCATACAAGATGGGCGTGATGAGTTCTTCACAGAGGATACTAATTGGGCAAGCTACAACCATGCTTCCACACGCATTGGCCAAGCACATGAGCATGCTGCCATGGTTAATTTCAGGCAGCAAATAGCAGATCAGATGTGGGCAGACCGTCAAAACAACAATGTTAACTAATATTTGTATCAAACTTGAATTTCTTTCGGTTGTATAACATATTAAACCTTTCTTTGTTGATGTTGAATAATATTTGTATGAACATGTTGCTTGCTGAATTTTATGTAATTTGTGATGGTAATGTGTATTTTGGCTACATGTTGGTGCTGATTTTGTATTGGTCATAATGTACATTGTGGATACATGTTGGTGCTGTTTTTGAACTGGTGATAATATACATTGTGGATACATCTTGGTGCTGATTTTGGGTACATAGTAGTGCTGATTGTGTTTTTGTGTGGCAGAACCATGGAGGAAGTAGCTGAAGGGTGTGGTGGGACTAGTGGGCATGCTACGTGGACATCAGCAATGTCTGCTTTAATGCTCTCTCACCTAAATGATTTGGTGGCTGTTGGTTTGAAGACATCAAAGGGATTTAAGAAGTACCTTTTTAATGGTTGTGCTAGGGTTATCAATGAGAAGTTCACCACAAGGATCACTGGTGAGCAAGTTAAGAATCATTTGAAAACATGGCAGAAAAGGTATGCAAAGATAAATAGATTGAAGAAGTTGAGTGGTGCCCTCTTTGATGAAGAAAACTGCATGATTACACTAGATGAGGAGCACTACAACGGCCATGTCCAGGTAACCTTACTGTCTTTTGCTTAGTTCTTGATTCATTGACAAGTGTTAGATTATATTAACATATTTTTCCATCTTGTCTAGGATCACAAGTCTGATGctgagtacttgaacaagcccCTCTTGCACTATAGAGAGATAACGGCAATATTTGGCAATACAATGGCTACTGGAAATTTTGCAAAGGACTCAAGTGCACCTCTAGGTAGAGAGGATGATGAGGGTGAAAGTCAAGAAGAGGGGGATAAGGTTACTGGGCATGGTCCAAGTGAGGGGCATACCACTCAAGGGGCAACGTCTTCTGCTAGTAGACCTAGTAAGAAGTCCAAGATAGCTGAAATGGAAGAGGATGGGCTGGTTGCCGCCTTCAAAAGTGTAGGTGAGAACCTTGCCGCTGCCATAAAAATGGTAGCTAAACCTGATAAGCTGCCACCTGACCTATTTGATGTCTTGAACCAACTTCCTGGTTTTAATTCAGCACATATATCTTTCTACTATGCTCATTTGGTGAGCAATCCTCACATTGGCAAAGCTTTCTATAACTTGCCATTCGAGCACAAGTTAAATTGGGTCACAATGTTCATCGCTGAGAAGTTCCCTGGAATGTAAGAGTGATTTGAATGAGTAGGATGTTTCTTTTGTTAAAACTTGATCATGAATTAGTGTCTAAGCTCTGAATTTATATTATGTAAGCTTCAACTTGATGGCTGATATTGTATTGCCTTGAACTTGGTATATGTAAGGCTTGAACTGGCCATTGACGTTGCTCAAGATTGATGAACTTTTGGTGTATGTATGTAAGGCTTGAACTTGGTATATGTTGTTATTTTCATCCATCATTTGGAatatctttcttcttttcagaTGATTTATATCCTATGTGTTTATAAGCAGAAAGCAAATGAGCATCAAATCCTATTAAGAAGCCCCtaatattatattatttttaaattaagcaGTACCATGTATTAAAATTAACGGCAATTTTTCACAAGAGAATAACAGTGCTAGAATGTGAGCAGTAGCAGGTTGATGTCTATATTGTTGATGAATTGGTATGGCAGCTAGGGTAATCTCACCAAGAAGGTGAGCATATTCATTGTCAAACCCTcatcctccaaccaaacaagagaTGGAACCACTCCAACCCACTTTATCCCataatcaaacaaaaaactgggtccaacccatccctgCAACCAAACAAGAACTGGGTTCACTCCAACCCAGAAAACTGGgttggctccaacccaacccgcatggtcccaaaaccaaacgcacccttagctGATCAAATAGGCCTAAAAAGTTATCATCGTGAagtaataatatttttttctttccggAAACAAAGAAAGCAGGAAACAAAGAAAGCAGAGTGGAAACTAGAGACGGGAAAAAGCGGCTTgttggtggaaataagcgagaatcctaccaaatattttgtttatttccACTTCGTTTATACGGTAATTCTCACTTATACGAGCCGCCTGTAGATTCTCgcggtgtttggatcctggagttaaagtttagtccatgtcacattggatattcggatgctaattagaaggactaaatatgagctaattataaaattaattgcagaacccctaggctaaatcgcgagacgaatctattaagcctaattaatccatcattaatgaatgtttactgtagcaccatattatcaaatcatggactaattaggcttaatagattcgtctcgtgatttagcctaggggttgtgaaattggttttgtaattagtttatgtttaataattAATGTCCAAATATTCAAGGTGACGTAGTGCCCTCGTACCAGCGTGGCTGTATCAAACAGGTCGCTCGATGGTGGCCCACTAGCCCCGCTGCTCCCTACGGAGTACGGCCGCCTCCCTCCGCTCCGGTGACGGGATCCCTCTGACGTCACGTCGCCATTTGGTCATTGACGTGCGGGCCCGCAAGAGATGGCTCCACCTATCAGCGTAAGTCACCGTGTGGCGCGCGCGTCACTGGAACCGCTTCCCcagcccgccgccccgcgccgccgcttccgccttCCTCGGCGTCCTCGTGCTGCTCCGCCGAACGCatcggggaggagggagaagctACGGATCTTTAGTAAGGATGGGGAAGCAGTCGTCGCTGGTGGCGGGCGAGTCGTAGCGGCTGACGCAACCTGCAACCTCGCTTTGCCTGCGGGAGCCCAGCGAGaagcgcggaggcggcggctcagtcctcgccgcctccgcggaCTCGGCTCGCGCGGAACGGGGATGCGCCGGAGGCTGAGATGACAGGCTGGTGGCGGCCAGCTGCAGCGCGGGGAGAACGCGGCCAGCGCGACAGGGCGCAGCGGAGCGGTCTTGTCAGCGGCAACCGGGCTCTGTCGTTGCGGCCTGCTAGGCCTGTCTGATTGCTGGTTTGCAGGTAGACAATCTGACCTTGAAACTATCTCTTTGGTGAAAACTTTAAACCTTGTAGGGGTGCGGCCTCATCCTTTTTATCTGCTTACCGAATTTCCGATGCTGGTCCGCTTGCGTAATGTCATATGGTACTCAATCATCTGCTCACCCGAATTGAGATTCACAGAGGCCTCATTATTCTGAGAAGCATGAGGTACCAGCTCACCAGGCTACCATATCCTTGTTAATCACCGAAAACCACGCAAGAAAATCTGCAAACACTTATGCGGCAGTAGTCCCTTTAGTTTCCCATTTTGTTGTTAAACTGATAAATTTGCTGCATTTCAATTTCCGAAGTGCAGCTCTGAGCATGCTTGTAGAGAAATACCGCACACCCTAACCAGGGGGGTGGCCTTCATTATATAGCCTAATAGGCTAGGGTTACAGTATACAAGGCCTATGGGCCGTACGCCCAATATGGGCTGTTACAATACATTCTAACACCCTCCCTCAGTCTAAGCGGGAGTGTCACGAACACAAAGACTGGACCTAAAATCAGTGAACAACTGTACAGGTAACCCTTTGGTCATAATGTCCGCGAACTGATGAGATGATGGAACATGGAGCACCCGAACCTGTCCCAAAGCAACCTTCTCACGGACGAAGTGAATATCTATCTCAATATGCTTCGTGCGACGATGATGAACTGGATTGGCGGTCATGTAGACAGCACTGACATTGTCACAGTAGACAACCGTCGCCGAAGAGATGGGTACGTGGAGCTCCTGGAGTAACTGACGAAGCCAACAAGTCTCAGCCACAGCGTGCGCAACAGCACGATACTCAGCCTCCGCACTCGAACGAGAAACCGTAGTTTGTCGTTTGGAGGACCAAGAGACTAAGTTGTCGCCAAGGAAGACACAGTAGCCTGAAGTGGAGCGCCGAGAGTCGGGACAaccagcccaatcagcatcgGAATAGGCGGACAAGCTGGTGATGCTACCTGTGCCGATGTGAAGCCcggtggagagggtgcccttgATGTACCGCAGTACACGCTTGAGCAgcgcaagatgaggcgcgcgcgGGTCGTGCATGAAGAGGCAAACCTGCTGTACTGCATAAGCGAGGTCCGGACGAGTCAGCGTGAGATACTGTAGCGCACCGGCGAGGCTGCGGTACTGAGTGGCATCTGCCACCGGTGCGCCGTCTGTAGCAgaaagcttggcatgagtgtcaacaGGAGTCGCCGTGGATTGGCACTCAGCCATGCCGGCGCGCTGGAGCAGATCCACAGCGTACTGGCGCTGCGACAGGAAGAGGCCGGTAGCAGAACGCGTGACAGAGATCCCGAGGAAGTGATGAAGATCCCCGAGATCTGTCATGGCGAACTCGGAGTGAAGGAGCTCGGTGATGCGACGAAGAAGCGGGGTCGACGAGGCTGTCAGaatgatgtcgtcgacgtagagcAGTAAGTAGGCGATGTCGGCACCCGCTTGGTAAACAAAGAGTGACGTGTCGGAGGTCGAAGCAGTGAAGCCGGACCACTGAATGAAGCCGGAGAACCGCTGGTGCCACGCCCTGGGCGCCTGCTTGAGTCCATACAAGGACTTTTGCAGGAGACAGACGTGGTCGGGAGCTGCCGGGTCGACGAAGCCGGGCGGCTGCTGGCAGTAGACGGTCTCGTTCAGATGGCCGTGAAGAAAGGCGTTCTTCACGTCCAGCTGATGTATCGGCCAGGAGCGAGAGGCGGCGATGCTGAGGACGACCCGGATGGTGGCCGGTTTGACAACCGGACTGAacgtctcgtcgtagtcgatgCCGTACCGCTGCGAGAAGCCACGAACAACCCATCTGGCTTTATGACGAGCCAGAGAGCCGTCAGCATGATACTTGTGCTTGAAGACCCACTTCCCGGTAATGACGTTGGCACGAGGCGGTCGAGGAACAAGACGCCAGGTGCCATTGTCCACAAGCGCCTTGTATTCTTCGGTCATTGCCGCGCGCCAATTAGCATCGGCAAGCGCGACACGGGTGTTGCCTGGCAGCGGAGAAGCCAGGGCGGAGGTCGAGGCGGTGAAGCCATACCGCTGCATGGGCGGCGGCAGTGAACCCGTCCGGGAACGAGTCTCCCGCACAAGAGGCTCTGGAGCCTGGGGCGCCGCTGCCTACGGCACTGGAGCCGAGGGCacctgcggctgctgctggtccgtcggcggcgccggctgaGGAGTCGGTGGTGGACGCGGATGACGAGTGTAGTGGATGCCGAACCGCTGCCGATCAGCTGCAACGGCGGGGGCACCTGCCGGCGTAGGAGAAGCCGAGGAGGTAGGCGGGTCCGGCCGGGGCGCCTGGGGCATCCTGTAGGCAGCACCATGCCACAGGATGGCAGGGTCCAGCCCGACGGGGTCGCCAGCATCGTCTGTTGCAGACGAGGCAGGCGCAACCGAGGCCCGCGAGTGTCGAACGTCTGAGGTAGACGGGGCAGGCGCGGGAAGTATATCCTGTATCAAAAAGTCAAGAGAATCCGGTTGGGGCTTGGAAGCCGCAAACGGAAAGTGAGTCTCATCAAAAACAACGTGGCGAGAGATGATGATCTTGCGAGTAGAAAGATCAAGACACCGGTAGCCCTTCTGGGAAGGAGGGTAACCGAGGAAGACACACGCTGCTGAGCGAGGAGATAGTTTATGGGAAGTCGTGGAACTAAGGTTCGGATAGCACAGGCAACCGAAAACGCGAAGGATGGAGTAATCTGGCATTTTGCGGTGAAGGAGATGATAGGGAATACCATTATGTATGGATGATGACGGCCGCCGGTTGATTAGAAACACAGCGGTGGAAAGAGCTTCGACCCAATAGGATGGAGGCATGGCGGCATGAAACAGAAGCGTGCGAACAGCATTGTTCAGTGTGCGAAGCATCCGCTCAGCTTTGCCGTTTTGGGCGGATGTGTAGGGGCACGAGGTGCGAAGCAGGATGCCGCGGCTAGCTAGGAAGGTAGCGGTGGCATTGTTGATGAACTCGGTGCCATTATCTGCCTGAAAACAGCGCACAGGAAAACTGAACTGTGTGTGAGCGTAAGCAACAAACTGGACAAGATGGTCATGAACTTCTGATTTATGGCGAAGAGGAAAGATCCAACAATAATGTGTATAATCATCAACTATGACAAGATAAAATTTATAGCCAGAAATACTCAAAACTGGAGAGGTCCAGACATCACAGTGAACAAGTTCAAAGGGAGCTGATGTACTAGAAACCGAACTAGCGAATGGCAGCCTAGTGTGCTTGCCAAGCTGGCAGGCATGACAAATGTGGCGAGCTGCTTTATTACACTGGATAGCTGAGAGCTTAGTTAGAGCGTTGACGACGGCAGGTGAAGGATGACCAAGGCGGGAGTGCCATAACTCCGGGGAGACGATGGCGACATGGCAGCGAGGTGGCATGTGATGTGGAATGGTGTAGAGATCCCCATTGCTATTGCACCGAAGAAGGACCGTCTTGGTCTGCAGATCCTTAACAGAAAAACCATAGGCGTCAAACTCAATGGAACAGTTATTGTCGCGAGTAAGCTGTCGAACAGATAACAGATTATGAGTGAGTTGGGGAGCGACAAGAACATTATCAAGACGAAAAGGACGATCAGCTATTTGAATAACAGAAGTGCCACGACGATGAATAGGAATTGATTGACCGTTGCCGACCGTAATGGAGGACGGTGGCGACGGGAGATGGGAAAGTAAAATACCGTCATTGGAGGACATGTGAGATGTCGCTCCGCTGTCCATGACCCAGGGTGCAGACCCGCCCTGGATCGCCATCTGGTTGAGGGCGGCAATCAAGCTTGCCGAGTCCCAGTTGCCCGGAGGCCCGTACGCCGGGGGACCGCCGGCAGCGGAGAACTGCGGAGGCGCGAAGGCGGTGTGTGCCTGTGGAGGAGGCGCAGGTGGCGCAccccactgctgctgctgctggggagGCCACGGAGCAGCCCAAGGGTTGTAGCAAACCCAGGGGCCGGCCGGCTGACGCCCGCCGAAACTGCCGCCTTGCTGCTGGttgcggccaccgccgccattgccaccTTGCTGCTGGTGGCGCCCACTGCCGCtactgccaccgccgccgttgccacCACGGCCgcccttgcccttgccacccttgcccttgccaccgcccCCACGATTGGTGGACGCAGAAGGGGTGGACTGGCAGGATGGCGACGtgcaggaggaggtggtggaggcggccaGAGCGGAAGCCGAGGCCGCCTTGGCCTCGGTGCCAAGGCGGAGCTCCTTGACGCGGAGCATGTTGGTGGCAGACTTGAAGTCGGGAAGCGGCGACGTGTTGGAGATGATGTCGGCAGTGTTGGCGAAGCGGGAGTTGAGGCCACGCAGGAGATTGAGCACGAGCTGCGCAGGGGAGATGGTGTGACCGACCTCCCGGAGGGCATCAGCGGTGCGCTTCATCTGCTGGGCGTAGGCATCGACGGAGAGGTCGCCCTGGGACAGGTTGTGGAACTCCTGCTCGAGGACGACGGCGCGGGACTCCTTGTTTGCCTGGAACAAGGCCTCGATGGAGACCCACAGAGCGCGTGCATCCTGTTCAGGCTCCATGGCGAGGTCAAGGACGGTGTCGTCGACGGAGCCGTACATCCAGCCGCGGATGCAGGCGTCGGGCTGAGACCACAGGGGGTCAGTcgggcgcgcggccgccgtgccATCGATGTGGCCGAGCAGCCCGTACTTGCCGCAGAGAGCGGTGAAGAACGCCTGCCACTTGGAGTAGTTCGGGCGCTCGAGGCTGAGCGCGTTGGGGACGTGCTGCTTCACATTGACGGAGGCGTAGGCGGCGAAGAGAGGAGCAGCAACGGAATCCCCATTGGCGCCGGACGACGGGTGGCTGATGGCGCCGGTTGTGGAGGAGGAACTCGACGACGACGTCATGGGCGCGACTGGAAGATGCGCGCCGCGCGAAGGCAGAGGCCTCGACCGAGCTGCGCGCCGGAGTTTGAGCctgggctggcggcggcgcgaaggCGCACGCGGCCGATGGTGCGGTGGTGCGGGCGGAAGGTGAGGATCGTAATTAGGGcagataccatgtagagaaatACCGCACACCCTAACCAGGGGGGTGGCCTTCATTATATAGCCTAATAGGCTAGGGTTACAGTATACAAGGCCTATGGGCCGTACGCCCAATATGGGCTGTTACAATACATTCTAACAATGCTTATGcctgcaagtttttttttctctacaaGAGGCACATAGTGCACTGTGGTGCCTTGAGATCAATGTTTGCTTAGCCTAATATCATTCTTCAATAAATACATATGCTATTTATCTGATCAAGTAAAGCAGAGCTTAGATAAATATGTTCAGCATTGTTTTTTATATGCATGAATTTTTAAAAGAACTTGAGACGGTTACTGAAACATTAAGTATCGTGGATCATGTACACCGTACGTTTTTTTAAAGTGACAATTTGTTACCAAGCAGTTGGACTAGGTAAGCTTGAAGTTTTATGAAGATTGCTATTATGCAAGCTGGGATAGCACAATGCTGGACTGATATTGTCATTTGAGGTTGCATATCCAAACCAAAACAATGTGACATCATGCAACCAAAAAAGGTGATGTAGTGCTGGACTTCTGGATGATCATAATTGTTcattatcatcatcttcttACAGTATTACGTAGAAGACTATTGCGTGCAAGTTACTGCATACAACGGAAAATGAAGATGGTGGGGATGTACAAAGAAATTTGCTATTTTGTAAAAGGCACACTGATTACTGTTCATTGTTTTCACCAACAGGTGATTCAAGTCAGGAAACTAGTGCACAATGGAGAACTTGATCTAACTATATCATGATTGGGAAATTCAGTTGCTAGTGCTTCTAAGTTTTGAAATACAAATATTTCTATTCTTCACTGGTGGTCTTCGTCGCCGAAGCATCAACATGTTGCTTAGACTCTCTATTTGGATAGCTTATTTGGGACCAGACATGGTAGCAGTTTATGCTCTTGGCTACCTCTCACAGCATAAGGATGCCACCATTGCAGGGGACAGAATAAGGGGAACCCAGCCACTAGCTTTCTTTtgggctcccttcctcctcatccatcTTGGTGGGTAGGACACTATGACTGCTTTTGCCATGGAGGGCAACAACTTGTGGTTGAGGCATTTATTAAATCTCGTGCAGTCGTGCTACAGGTTGTCCTATCTTTATATGTTTTCTGGAAGTCCATTAGAAGACACAGCGTGGAACTTCTAGTTTCAGGTACCTTTGTGTTTGTTGCGGGAATTATCAAGTATGGAGAAAGGACATGGTCTCTCAAGTGTGGGAGCTTTAAAAGTCTTCAGAGCTCCACTGGAAATCACTGTAAGCATCGGTTTCCAGAATTGATTGATGGGGAATTGGAGATGATGGTTATTCTAACACTCTGCACTGGTCTGCGTTCAATGCTAGATGTCCTTAATTTCTTCTCTGGCCGAACCTTGTTTGTTGGTGATCAGTTGAGGTTTGGTCGTGAGGGTTTGGGAACGTGGCTACCCAACCAAGTGCTCAAGGTGCTCGGGGTTGAACTTGGTATGATGTATGATGATCTCTTCACCAAGGTTCTTGTGCTTAGAACAAGGAGTGGCATTAATACACTTCGTTGTATCTCTCAGTTATCTGCTTTGGTTGCCTTCCTGCTTTTCCTTGCTGGCAAGAAACATAAGTACAGTAGGGCTGATATTGCAACCACCTATTTACTATATTTGTTGGCACTTTCTTCCTGGAACTTTGTGCATTGGTTATTTTCATGATGTCACCATGGACATGGGCATGGTTGAAAGCTCGAAAATACGACAGGCTTCGGTACTCTGTCTCTTTTTTCCAGTGGCCTCATTGGATGGCAAGAGAAGAGGGCGTTGTGGTCAAATGCAATGGGACAGTACAACTTGAGGGCCTGGTTTGAGGGGAGTGGCGAACCAAAATCTTGTGGTCAACGGGTGATGAACATGACCAGAAAGTTGGCAACATCAATCGGTGTTGATAAGGAGAAAATATTTTGGCTAAGCAAGTTATTAGACACGGAGTATGTCAAGGCGGATAAGGTGATGGAGTGTTTCATGGAGGCCACTAGCAGCTTCATTCATCAACCCTACGAGTTTCAGAAGACACGTCAATGGCCAAATCTTGACCTCTCTTAAGATATGCACAAGTCTTTTACATTGCAGATTTTGGTTTTGCTAGTCTTTATGCATATGGTTACTGAGCTACACTTGAGCAAATACCCCTGCTCAGACATCGAAGCAGATGTAGCAGCAGATATTGATGTTTTGGTGGAGGTTTGCCAGAAACTGTCCCGCTGCATGATGCACCTTCTGCTCACCCTCCCTTCCCTGCTGCTCAGCGCGGTGGCTACGCTGAATAATTGGCAAGCTGACATGTCAGAGAATGATATCATGACAGAATTGAAAAAGCTTGATCCCCAGACCCCAGCCGGGCAAGGAAGCACTGGAGGAGATGAAGGATGTATGGGTGCGGCTCACCATCTGCACTGCTGCCAAGTCATGGCCGGAGATGCATGCAGCACAGCTGGCAAGAGGAGGGGAGCCCCTTACTTTTGTTTGGCTGCAGCTGTGACGCACTGTAACTGTGGGAAATTTGGGTTCAGTAGGACCGAGCTCACCCGTGATCGCTCTTTCTGTATACATCTTTTTAGATTTGTTTGGTATATATTGCCCACAGCCTTACTAAAATAATTGTTGCACTGTCTAATGTCGTTctgtatactccctccgtccctaaaTAACTATCGCT containing:
- the LOC117859616 gene encoding uncharacterized protein, with the translated sequence MEEVAEGCGGTSGHATWTSAMSALMLSHLNDLVAVGLKTSKGFKKYLFNGCARVINEKFTTRITGEQVKNHLKTWQKRYAKINRLKKLSGALFDEENCMITLDEEHYNGHVQDHKSDAEYLNKPLLHYREITAIFGNTMATGNFAKDSSAPLGREDDEGESQEEGDKVTGHGPSEGHTTQGATSSASRPSKKSKIAEMEEDGLVAAFKSVGENLAAAIKMVAKPDKLPPDLFDVLNQLPGFNSAHISFYYAHLVSNPHIGKAFYNLPFEHKLNWVTMFIAEKFPGM